In the genome of Vicia villosa cultivar HV-30 ecotype Madison, WI linkage group LG7, Vvil1.0, whole genome shotgun sequence, one region contains:
- the LOC131620351 gene encoding protein SAWADEE HOMEODOMAIN HOMOLOG 2-like isoform X2 produces MGRPPSNGGPAFRFTQPEVTEMEAILSEHNNAMPARDVLQALADKFSESPDRKGKITVQNKQVWNWFQNKRYAIRAKTSKTPAKLNITPMPRVDLAPGRIMAQPTASPIPAPSASVQGTAKLAPENSVMEFEAKSGRDGAWYDVANFLSYRHLESSDPEVLVRFSGFGSDEDEWINVRKNVRPRSLPCESSECVAVLAGDLILCFQEGKEQALYFDAHVLDAQRRRHDVRGCRCRFLVRYDHDQSEEIVTLRKVCRRPETDYRLHQLHAVNDAPPVDHQKISLDHPANVHSMRVTNSSEMVQKQQQIANIHIVTPVLQTNVSIPPQSMNVDPVKIETKPDIQAGNPITLGTATFNPSVITTSSVPEVSTQNLPEEK; encoded by the exons GTAACAGAAATGGAAGCTATTCTTTCAGAACACAACAATGCAATGCCAGCACGAGATGTTCTTCAGGCTCTTGCAGACAAGTTCAG CGAATCACCCGACCGTAAAGGCAAAATTACCGTACAGAATAaacag gTATGGAATTGGTTTCAAAATAAGCGATATGCGATAAGGGCTAAAACTAGTAAGACTCCTGCAAAGTTAAATATCACACCCATGCCTCGGGTTGATTTGGCCCCAGGAAGGATTATGGCTCAACCAACAGCTTCTCCGATTCCCGCTCCTTCAGCTTCAG TTCAAGGAACAGCAAAATTAGCTCCTGAAAATTCAGTTATGGAATTTGAAGCTAAATCTGGAAGGGATGGAGCATG GTATGATGTGGCTAACTTTCTATCATACAGACATTTGGAGAGCAGTGATCCG GAAGTGCTAGTGCGCTTTTCCGGTTTTGGATCTGATGAAGATGAGTGGATTAATGTACGAAAGAATGTCAGGCCACGCTCTCTGCCATGTGAGTCTTCAGAATGTGTCGCAGTGCTCGCTGGAGATCTcatactttgttttcag GAAGGTAAAGAACAAGCCCTTTACTTTGATGCACATGTCCTTGATGCTCAAAGACGGAGGCACGACGTAAGAGGTTGTCGTTGTAGATTTTTGGTTCGCTATGATCATGATCAGTCTGAG GAAATCGTGACGCTTAGGAAGGTTTGTCGGAGGCCTGAAACGGATTACAGATTACATCAACTTCATGCCGTGAATGATGCACCACCTGTGGATCATCAGAAGATTAGCTTGGATCATCCAGCAAATGTTCATAGCATGAGGGTTACTAATTCTTCTGAAATGGTGCAAAAGCAGCAACAGATTGCAAATATTCATATAGTAACACCAGTTTTGCAAACAAACGTTTCCATTCCACCACAAAGTATGAATGTGGATCCAGTGAAAATTGAAACAAAACCTGATATTCAAGCTGGAAATCCTATCACTCTAGGCACCGCCACATTCAACCCCAGCGTCATTACTACTAGCAGTGTTCCGGAAGTTTCGACTCAGAACCTGCCCGAAGAGAAGTAA
- the LOC131620351 gene encoding protein SAWADEE HOMEODOMAIN HOMOLOG 2-like isoform X1: MGRPPSNGGPAFRFTQPEVTEMEAILSEHNNAMPARDVLQALADKFSESPDRKGKITVQNKQVWNWFQNKRYAIRAKTSKTPAKLNITPMPRVDLAPGRIMAQPTASPIPAPSASVQGTAKLAPENSVMEFEAKSGRDGAWYDVANFLSYRHLESSDPEVLVRFSGFGSDEDEWINVRKNVRPRSLPCESSECVAVLAGDLILCFQEGKEQALYFDAHVLDAQRRRHDVRGCRCRFLVRYDHDQSEEMQNDDCKTEIVTLRKVCRRPETDYRLHQLHAVNDAPPVDHQKISLDHPANVHSMRVTNSSEMVQKQQQIANIHIVTPVLQTNVSIPPQSMNVDPVKIETKPDIQAGNPITLGTATFNPSVITTSSVPEVSTQNLPEEK; encoded by the exons GTAACAGAAATGGAAGCTATTCTTTCAGAACACAACAATGCAATGCCAGCACGAGATGTTCTTCAGGCTCTTGCAGACAAGTTCAG CGAATCACCCGACCGTAAAGGCAAAATTACCGTACAGAATAaacag gTATGGAATTGGTTTCAAAATAAGCGATATGCGATAAGGGCTAAAACTAGTAAGACTCCTGCAAAGTTAAATATCACACCCATGCCTCGGGTTGATTTGGCCCCAGGAAGGATTATGGCTCAACCAACAGCTTCTCCGATTCCCGCTCCTTCAGCTTCAG TTCAAGGAACAGCAAAATTAGCTCCTGAAAATTCAGTTATGGAATTTGAAGCTAAATCTGGAAGGGATGGAGCATG GTATGATGTGGCTAACTTTCTATCATACAGACATTTGGAGAGCAGTGATCCG GAAGTGCTAGTGCGCTTTTCCGGTTTTGGATCTGATGAAGATGAGTGGATTAATGTACGAAAGAATGTCAGGCCACGCTCTCTGCCATGTGAGTCTTCAGAATGTGTCGCAGTGCTCGCTGGAGATCTcatactttgttttcag GAAGGTAAAGAACAAGCCCTTTACTTTGATGCACATGTCCTTGATGCTCAAAGACGGAGGCACGACGTAAGAGGTTGTCGTTGTAGATTTTTGGTTCGCTATGATCATGATCAGTCTGAG GAAATGCAGAATGATGACTGCAAAACA GAAATCGTGACGCTTAGGAAGGTTTGTCGGAGGCCTGAAACGGATTACAGATTACATCAACTTCATGCCGTGAATGATGCACCACCTGTGGATCATCAGAAGATTAGCTTGGATCATCCAGCAAATGTTCATAGCATGAGGGTTACTAATTCTTCTGAAATGGTGCAAAAGCAGCAACAGATTGCAAATATTCATATAGTAACACCAGTTTTGCAAACAAACGTTTCCATTCCACCACAAAGTATGAATGTGGATCCAGTGAAAATTGAAACAAAACCTGATATTCAAGCTGGAAATCCTATCACTCTAGGCACCGCCACATTCAACCCCAGCGTCATTACTACTAGCAGTGTTCCGGAAGTTTCGACTCAGAACCTGCCCGAAGAGAAGTAA